One genomic window of Papilio machaon chromosome 17, ilPapMach1.1, whole genome shotgun sequence includes the following:
- the LOC123721872 gene encoding uncharacterized protein LOC123721872 isoform X2: MDNVEQLLTVLQDIRQHITRIYENFKKTPKSRLTEGYVETKMSILQEYWVAFTNNHNSLIRIVTKEQRKSLEYFKNEVFVDCEETYIQGKAAMKDFLQPAHPQSSSIPAIGSPPSMKQQVKLPNIEVPTFAGNYEDWPTFQDLFISLIHKNDGISKVQKLQYLKLSVSGEAEYLLKHIQVTADNYDQAWEVLRQRYNNKRLIVTSILRKLFNQKRLQSPSDILSNIVDHLALAGFVTNGITRFFIIHPQRVPKTTYFKNTKHNIAIQRLAPHTRT, encoded by the exons ATGGATAACGTAGAACAATTATTAACAGTGCTCCAAGACATACGCCAACACATTACCCGAATTTACGAGAACTTCAAGAAGACTCCAAAAAGTCGTCTGACCGAAGGATATGTTGAAACCAAGATGTCGATCTTACAAGAATACTGGGTCGCCTTCACAAATAATCATAACAGCTTAATAAGGATAGTAACgaaagaacaaagaaaatcATTGGAGTATTTCAAGAACGAAGTATTCGTCGACTGCGAAGAGACCTACATTCAAGGTAAAGCAGCTATGAAAGATTTTCTTCAGCCAGCACATCCCCAAAGCAGCAGCATACCAGCTATCGGCAGCCCACCAAGTATGAAGCAGCAGGTAAAATTACCAAATATAGAAGTACCCACATTCGCCGGTAATTATGAAGATTGGCCAACATTCCAAGACCTTTTTATCTCCCTCATTCACAAGAACGATGGAATTAGTAAAGTACaaaaactacaatatttaaaattgagtgTCAGCGGGGAAGCagaatatttacttaaacataTACAAGTAACGGCGGACAACTACGATCAAGCCTGGGAGGTGTTGAGGCAgcgatataacaataaacgtCTTATTGTAACATctattttaaggaaattatttaaccAGAAAAGGTTGCAGAGTCCATCG GACATCCTGTCAAATATTGTCGATCATCTAGCACTTGCAGGATTTGTCACAAACGGCATCACACGCTTCTTCATCATTCACCCACAGCGAGTACCCAAG ACAACTTACTTCAAGAATACCAAACACAACATTGCAATACAGCGACTGGCCCCACATACAAGGACTTGA
- the LOC123721872 gene encoding uncharacterized protein LOC123721872 isoform X1 — protein sequence MDNVEQLLTVLQDIRQHITRIYENFKKTPKSRLTEGYVETKMSILQEYWVAFTNNHNSLIRIVTKEQRKSLEYFKNEVFVDCEETYIQGKAAMKDFLQPAHPQSSSIPAIGSPPSMKQQVKLPNIEVPTFAGNYEDWPTFQDLFISLIHKNDGISKVQKLQYLKLSVSGEAEYLLKHIQVTADNYDQAWEVLRQRYNNKRLIVTSILRKLFNQKRLQSPSVSHIKALLDTTNQCLHSLNNLNINTDQWDPLIVYIITNKLDLESQKGWEEHVSKEVSGDLPTFSILKKFLEIKFRTLELLQSSTKEKNTVHAFHTTTNFKACVLCKEHHALCHCKSFGKMDLQKRREYINQNNICYNCLIPGHPVKYCRSSSTCRICHKRHHTLLHHSPTASTQDNLLQEYQTQHCNTATGPTYKDLS from the exons ATGGATAACGTAGAACAATTATTAACAGTGCTCCAAGACATACGCCAACACATTACCCGAATTTACGAGAACTTCAAGAAGACTCCAAAAAGTCGTCTGACCGAAGGATATGTTGAAACCAAGATGTCGATCTTACAAGAATACTGGGTCGCCTTCACAAATAATCATAACAGCTTAATAAGGATAGTAACgaaagaacaaagaaaatcATTGGAGTATTTCAAGAACGAAGTATTCGTCGACTGCGAAGAGACCTACATTCAAGGTAAAGCAGCTATGAAAGATTTTCTTCAGCCAGCACATCCCCAAAGCAGCAGCATACCAGCTATCGGCAGCCCACCAAGTATGAAGCAGCAGGTAAAATTACCAAATATAGAAGTACCCACATTCGCCGGTAATTATGAAGATTGGCCAACATTCCAAGACCTTTTTATCTCCCTCATTCACAAGAACGATGGAATTAGTAAAGTACaaaaactacaatatttaaaattgagtgTCAGCGGGGAAGCagaatatttacttaaacataTACAAGTAACGGCGGACAACTACGATCAAGCCTGGGAGGTGTTGAGGCAgcgatataacaataaacgtCTTATTGTAACATctattttaaggaaattatttaaccAGAAAAGGTTGCAGAGTCCATCGGTGAGTCATATAAAAGCTTTACTTGATACCACTAACCAATGCCTCCATAgccttaataatttaaacattaatacagACCAATGGGACCCTCTAATTGTGTATATAATTACCAATAAATTAGATCTAGAGTCACAAAAGGGATGGGAAGAACATGTAAGCAAGGAAGTTTCCGGAGATCTAcctacattttcaattttaaaaaagtttctagaaattaaatttagaacgcTCGAATTATTACAATCATCTACAAAGGAGAAAAATACAGTCCACGCATTTCACACTACAACAAATTTCAAAGCATGTGTTTTATGTAAAGAACATCATGCACTTTGTCACTGCAAAAGTTTTGGAAAAATGGATCTACAAAAGAGAAGAGAATATATCAATCAGAATAACATCTGTTACAACTGTTTAATTCCAGGACATCCTGTCAAATATTGTCGATCATCTAGCACTTGCAGGATTTGTCACAAACGGCATCACACGCTTCTTCATCATTCACCCACAGCGAGTACCCAAG ACAACTTACTTCAAGAATACCAAACACAACATTGCAATACAGCGACTGGCCCCACATACAAGGACTTGAGTTAG